One genomic segment of Clostridium saccharoperbutylacetonicum N1-4(HMT) includes these proteins:
- a CDS encoding IS3 family transposase (programmed frameshift) gives MDYDNGVGSIQEICISYKISTSTFHEWRYKYEKHGLDGLKESRKSQKYSKEIKERALKDYFSGKYSQMEISKKYGISNRSVFKLWINKYNSHRKIIATPEGMRHSMTKGRTTSLNERIEIVQYCIAHNNDYNKAAETYKVSYNQVYQWVRKYESGGENALQDARGRKKPDSDLTPEDRIKLEMKRLEAENERLRAENAFLKKLGGTRKEAVLSRIRQENKYIAIEELHNTEKFSILLLCEIAMISRSSFYKWANHEKSTLENENKMLVDEIIKIYEDVDGIYGYRRMTMNLNRKLGENFNHKRIYRLMKVAGLQSVIRRKKKRYIKSIPQQVAENILNRKFTADKPNQKWLTDVTEFKYGNSKKAYLSAILDLNDNSIVSYVLGHSNNNELVFKTLDLALTASPGAKPILHSDRGFQYTSYGFKRKLTLAEMTQSMSRVGKCIDNGPMEAFWGILKCEKYYLYKYDTYDELSNAIDDYISFYNNKRLQKRLNGLSPLEFRALAA, from the exons ATGGATTATGATAACGGAGTTGGTTCAATACAAGAGATCTGCATTAGCTATAAAATTAGTACATCTACTTTTCATGAATGGAGATATAAATATGAAAAGCATGGACTGGACGGATTAAAAGAATCAAGAAAATCTCAGAAATATTCAAAGGAAATAAAGGAACGAGCCCTGAAAGACTATTTTTCAGGGAAATACTCACAGATGGAAATTTCAAAGAAATACGGAATATCGAATAGATCAGTATTTAAACTTTGGATAAACAAGTATAATAGTCATAGAAAGATAATTGCAACACCGGAAGGAATGAGGCACTCTATGACAAAGGGAAGAACTACATCTTTAAATGAAAGAATTGAAATTGTACAATACTGTATTGCTCACAACAATGATTATAATAAGGCCGCTGAGACTTATAAAGTCTCATATAATCAAGTATACCAATGGGTTAGAAAATACGAATCTGGCGGAGAAAATGCACTCCAAGATGCGCGTGGCAGAAAAAAGCCTGATTCAGACCTAACACCTGAAGATAGAATTAAGCTTGAAATGAAAAGACTTGAAGCTGAAAATGAAAGACTAAGAGCGGAGAATGCATTCCTAAAAAAATTGG GAGGAACTAGAAAGGAGGCGGTATTAAGCCGAATAAGACAAGAAAACAAATATATTGCTATAGAGGAACTTCATAACACTGAAAAATTCTCTATTTTATTATTGTGTGAAATAGCAATGATTTCACGTTCATCATTTTACAAATGGGCAAATCATGAAAAATCTACTTTGGAAAATGAGAATAAAATGTTAGTTGATGAAATTATTAAAATCTATGAGGACGTAGATGGCATTTATGGATATCGAAGAATGACAATGAATTTAAATCGAAAACTAGGTGAAAATTTCAACCACAAGCGTATTTACCGACTTATGAAAGTTGCAGGGCTACAATCTGTTATTAGAAGAAAGAAGAAACGTTACATAAAATCAATTCCTCAGCAAGTAGCAGAGAATATTCTGAACCGTAAATTTACAGCCGATAAACCTAATCAAAAATGGCTTACAGATGTTACTGAATTTAAGTATGGGAACTCTAAGAAGGCATACTTAAGTGCTATATTAGATTTAAATGATAACTCTATTGTTTCATATGTACTTGGACATTCTAACAACAATGAACTTGTATTTAAGACTTTAGATTTGGCGCTTACAGCTTCGCCCGGCGCAAAGCCTATTCTTCATAGTGATCGAGGATTTCAGTATACTTCATATGGATTTAAACGTAAATTAACATTAGCAGAGATGACACAAAGTATGTCTAGAGTAGGTAAATGCATAGATAACGGTCCTATGGAAGCATTTTGGGGAATCCTTAAGTGCGAAAAGTATTATCTATATAAATATGATACATATGACGAACTTTCCAATGCAATTGACGACTATATAAGTTTCTATAATAACAAAAGATTACAAAAAAGATTAAACGGCCTAAGTCCTTTGGAATTCAGGGCTTTAGCCGCTTAA
- a CDS encoding NUDIX hydrolase, whose product MGEHFRSLSAIIPIILQRKDGDALILLHRRKNTGYKDGMWDMAGSGHVDENETAKMAVVRECAEELGIDVKIADVSFAHLSHRVNDVGGRTYYDIYFIVNEYDGIPKIMEPDKCSELKWFKINDIPNDIMDIRKVVLDNYRDNIQYSEIIEM is encoded by the coding sequence ATGGGAGAACATTTTAGGTCATTATCAGCTATAATTCCAATTATTTTACAGAGAAAAGATGGTGATGCGCTAATTTTATTGCATCGCAGGAAAAATACTGGCTATAAAGATGGAATGTGGGATATGGCAGGTAGTGGACATGTCGATGAAAATGAAACAGCTAAAATGGCTGTTGTGAGGGAATGTGCAGAGGAATTAGGAATTGACGTAAAAATAGCAGATGTATCTTTTGCTCATTTATCTCATCGTGTTAACGATGTTGGAGGAAGAACATATTATGATATTTACTTTATCGTTAATGAGTATGATGGTATACCTAAAATCATGGAACCAGATAAATGCTCGGAATTAAAATGGTTTAAAATAAATGATATTCCAAATGACATTATGGATATTAGAAAAGTAGTTCTTGATAATTATAGGGATAACATCCAGTATAGTGAAATAATTGAAATGTAG
- the ubiE gene encoding bifunctional demethylmenaquinone methyltransferase/2-methoxy-6-polyprenyl-1,4-benzoquinol methylase UbiE has translation MVEINVSEVEKIFSVIAKRYDILNSILTLNIDRLWRRKAIKICDIKEGQKVLDLCCGTGQMINYECKSVGKNTTVIGIDFSQEMLNVGAKRLSESLKDYSYKLIKGSITKLPFEENTFDCITIAFGLRNIADKNKALSEMYRVLKPGGKVICLELSKPNIPILKNIYDLYFNYVLPTVGSIGTGDKEAYYYLRDSVNMFMSKKLLKEKFSEIGFKDAGYKSLTFGISSIHYGIK, from the coding sequence GTGGTAGAAATTAATGTGTCAGAGGTGGAAAAGATTTTTTCTGTTATTGCAAAAAGATATGATATATTAAATTCAATTTTAACATTAAATATTGATAGACTATGGAGAAGAAAAGCAATAAAAATATGTGATATTAAAGAAGGACAAAAGGTGTTAGATTTATGTTGTGGCACAGGACAAATGATTAATTATGAATGCAAGTCTGTTGGAAAAAATACTACAGTTATTGGAATAGATTTTAGCCAAGAAATGCTTAACGTTGGAGCTAAAAGATTAAGTGAATCTTTAAAGGATTATAGCTATAAATTAATTAAAGGCAGTATTACAAAATTACCATTTGAAGAAAACACCTTTGATTGTATTACAATAGCTTTTGGGTTAAGAAATATTGCTGATAAAAACAAAGCCTTATCAGAAATGTATAGAGTTTTAAAACCAGGAGGGAAAGTAATATGTTTAGAACTTTCTAAACCTAATATACCAATTTTAAAAAATATATATGATTTATATTTTAATTATGTATTACCAACAGTCGGATCAATAGGTACAGGAGATAAAGAAGCATATTATTATCTTAGAGATTCAGTTAATATGTTTATGAGTAAAAAACTACTTAAAGAAAAGTTTAGTGAGATTGGTTTTAAGGATGCAGGGTATAAATCCTTGACTTTTGGTATTTCATCTATACATTATGGAATTAAGTGA
- a CDS encoding CPBP family intramembrane glutamic endopeptidase, producing MDKNESKNKVIISSLIIATILWFVIFVVKPFNFWIEMSASILALVTIALFSDKNLISFSNIKLRYILIGIISAIILYFVFYAGNIISGYLFPFKDAQISSVYSNRVQGSSLLIGILLMFIIGPGEEIYWRGFIQKNLTKKFGENKGYILATLLYSGVHIITFNFMLVIAALVCGIYWGWIYKKEKSLVPIIISHAIWDFTVFVLFPLI from the coding sequence TTGGATAAAAATGAAAGTAAAAACAAAGTAATTATTTCATCATTAATCATAGCTACAATATTGTGGTTTGTAATATTTGTAGTAAAGCCATTTAATTTTTGGATTGAAATGAGTGCGTCTATATTAGCGTTAGTAACTATAGCTTTGTTCTCCGATAAAAACTTAATTTCATTTAGCAATATAAAATTAAGGTACATATTAATTGGAATTATTTCAGCTATAATATTATACTTTGTTTTTTATGCTGGAAATATAATTTCGGGATATTTATTTCCCTTTAAGGATGCTCAAATATCATCAGTTTATAGTAATAGGGTACAGGGGAGTTCATTACTCATAGGAATCCTATTAATGTTTATAATAGGACCTGGAGAAGAAATATATTGGAGAGGTTTTATACAAAAAAATCTTACGAAAAAATTTGGTGAAAATAAAGGATATATATTAGCAACTTTATTATATTCTGGCGTTCATATAATTACATTTAATTTTATGCTTGTGATAGCTGCGTTAGTATGTGGAATATATTGGGGATGGATTTATAAGAAAGAGAAGAGCCTTGTACCAATAATAATATCTCATGCAATTTGGGATTTTACAGTATTTGTTTTGTTTCCACTAATATAA
- the menA gene encoding 1,4-dihydroxy-2-naphthoate octaprenyltransferase, with amino-acid sequence MTIEKFKLFIRASRPFSLTASVIPVILGGILALKEPNFNLGYFILSVIAIIFLQSSVNLLNDHDDFINKVDTKDSHSSSGVVVEGLLTLKEVYKSGILLLIVGCLIGLYLAYNVGIVILILGIAGALCGYFYTGRPLKLKYRGLGTPLVFIIFGPLMTLGGYYLQMQKFTMQSFLISIPTALLTTAILHANDIRDIKHDKKAGIKTLSISIGHKKAQKVYLSLIVLSYIFLIIIIILKYIPYISLICLITVSAATKNINKLRIAKDSSDYIAELDKESGKLQGQFGILLILSLLLSYIL; translated from the coding sequence ATGACAATTGAAAAATTTAAGTTATTTATTAGGGCTTCAAGGCCTTTTTCTTTAACAGCTTCAGTAATTCCAGTTATACTTGGAGGAATATTAGCATTAAAAGAGCCTAATTTTAATCTTGGATATTTTATACTTTCAGTCATAGCAATTATTTTTCTGCAATCTTCAGTAAATTTATTAAATGATCATGATGACTTTATAAATAAGGTTGATACAAAGGATTCTCATAGTTCCAGCGGAGTAGTTGTTGAAGGACTGCTGACTTTAAAAGAAGTATATAAAAGCGGAATATTATTACTGATTGTAGGTTGTTTAATTGGTTTATACTTGGCTTACAATGTAGGAATTGTGATTTTAATTCTAGGGATTGCTGGTGCTTTGTGTGGATATTTTTATACAGGAAGACCATTAAAGCTTAAATATAGAGGATTGGGTACACCTTTGGTATTTATAATTTTTGGACCATTAATGACACTTGGAGGGTATTATTTGCAGATGCAGAAGTTTACGATGCAGTCATTTTTAATATCAATTCCAACTGCACTTTTAACTACAGCAATATTACATGCTAATGATATTAGGGATATAAAACATGATAAGAAAGCTGGTATAAAAACACTGTCAATAAGTATAGGCCACAAGAAAGCGCAAAAAGTATATTTAAGCCTGATTGTACTTTCGTATATTTTTCTCATCATAATAATCATTTTAAAATATATTCCCTATATAAGTTTAATTTGTTTAATAACAGTATCAGCTGCTACTAAAAATATTAACAAATTAAGAATTGCTAAAGATTCAAGCGATTATATTGCAGAGCTTGATAAAGAAAGTGGTAAGCTTCAAGGTCAATTTGGAATTCTTTTAATTTTATCGTTACTTTTATCTTATATTTTATAG